In the Lysinibacillus sp. PLM2 genome, one interval contains:
- the ypiP gene encoding hypothetical protein, protein MRAITVVTTAGRPDEASLKQAQKACDVLGLPFEPRKKRSVAKISELLNANVIVAGKNRFEYYTKGSTTPFFFHPNSASFRLKRVAKGEDDPFLIASQLHKGDSFLDCTLGLGSDAMLAAFVVGLDGKVVGLEENANVAFIVSTGMKEYDTTEIPLTSCMRNIEVIHTDAVDYLCNQKDCSFDVVYMDPMFNEIIEESNNFEPLREAGSHITLTKEWVQEALRVARKRVVLKAHYKSTYFEDFGFKRDIRLTSKFHYGVIEKTIV, encoded by the coding sequence ATGCGGGCAATAACAGTAGTTACAACAGCCGGCAGACCAGATGAAGCATCATTAAAGCAAGCACAAAAAGCTTGTGATGTACTAGGTTTACCCTTTGAACCAAGAAAAAAGCGTTCAGTAGCCAAAATAAGTGAGCTACTGAACGCAAATGTTATTGTTGCAGGAAAAAATCGATTTGAATACTATACAAAAGGGTCGACCACACCATTCTTTTTTCATCCCAATTCAGCTTCCTTTCGTTTGAAAAGAGTTGCAAAAGGAGAGGACGATCCTTTTTTAATTGCGAGTCAGTTACATAAAGGTGATTCATTTTTAGATTGTACGTTAGGTCTAGGATCTGATGCGATGTTGGCTGCTTTTGTTGTCGGACTTGATGGGAAAGTAGTTGGACTGGAAGAAAATGCGAATGTAGCCTTTATCGTTTCCACTGGTATGAAAGAATATGACACAACAGAAATCCCGCTTACCTCTTGCATGCGAAATATAGAAGTGATCCATACGGATGCAGTTGATTATTTATGTAATCAAAAGGATTGTTCTTTTGATGTTGTCTATATGGACCCAATGTTTAACGAAATCATAGAGGAGTCGAATAATTTCGAACCTCTACGGGAAGCAGGTAGCCATATCACTTTAACGAAAGAATGGGTTCAAGAAGCACTTCGTGTAGCGAGAAAAAGAGTGGTGTTAAAAGCACATTATAAATCTACGTATTTTGAAGATTTCGGTTTTAAAAGAGATATTCGTTTAACTTCAAAATTTCATTATGGTGTCATTGAAAAAACGATTGTTTAA
- the moeB gene encoding thiamine/molybdopterin biosynthesis protein MoeB, protein MDSRYSRQKMFYGIGIEGQQNICQKHVLIVGVGALGSSSAEMLVRSGVGKLTLIDRDYVEWSNLQRQQLYSEKDVIIQLPKVIAAKKRLNEINHEVEIDTYVFEATLEKLEPLIKDVDVIVDGTDNFDIRFLLNDISQKYKIPYIFGACVGSYGSTFTIIPDQTACLHCILEKIPLTGATCDLVGVISPIVHMIASYQVTECLKLLVGDSEALRSTYLAIDLWKNQFISINLKNAKNNNCLSCGVAPTYPFLQYEVNMKTTILCGRDTVQIRPSQHHDLNFDLIEKELKKRGSVERNPFLITCDIKPYRLVLFQDGRALIHGTNDVQQAKALYYSLLG, encoded by the coding sequence ATGGACAGTAGGTATTCACGCCAAAAAATGTTTTACGGTATTGGAATCGAAGGGCAGCAGAACATTTGTCAAAAACATGTATTAATTGTTGGGGTGGGTGCATTAGGTAGCTCCAGTGCGGAAATGCTTGTACGTTCAGGTGTTGGAAAACTAACGCTTATTGATCGTGATTATGTTGAATGGAGTAATTTACAAAGACAGCAATTATATAGTGAAAAAGATGTGATAATTCAATTACCTAAAGTGATTGCAGCGAAAAAAAGGTTAAATGAAATTAATCATGAAGTGGAAATAGACACTTATGTATTTGAAGCGACGCTTGAAAAATTAGAGCCGCTCATTAAGGATGTAGATGTTATTGTTGATGGAACTGATAATTTTGATATTCGCTTTTTGTTGAACGATATATCGCAGAAATATAAAATACCCTATATTTTTGGTGCGTGTGTTGGAAGCTATGGTTCCACTTTTACAATCATTCCTGACCAAACCGCTTGCTTACATTGTATTTTAGAAAAAATACCATTAACAGGAGCTACATGTGATTTAGTTGGTGTCATAAGTCCGATTGTTCATATGATCGCATCTTATCAAGTTACGGAATGTTTAAAACTATTGGTGGGAGATTCAGAAGCATTACGATCAACATATTTAGCGATCGACTTATGGAAAAATCAGTTTATCTCGATAAATTTGAAAAATGCTAAAAATAATAACTGTTTGTCCTGTGGTGTAGCACCGACTTATCCTTTTCTTCAATATGAAGTTAATATGAAAACAACTATTCTTTGCGGAAGAGACACTGTTCAAATAAGACCATCCCAGCATCACGACTTAAATTTTGATTTGATAGAAAAAGAATTAAAGAAACGTGGGTCAGTAGAAAGAAACCCTTTTTTAATCACATGCGACATTAAGCCATATCGGTTGGTACTATTCCAGGATGGCAGAGCCCTAATCCATGGTACGAATGATGTCCAACAAGCTAAAGCCTTATATTATAGTTTACTAGGATAA
- a CDS encoding molybdopterin molybdenumtransferase: MLQERTAIPIYEAITKVLDTYVQLPSEKITLQQSTGRSLAFDLIANQDVPAFNRSLYDGYAIKAENTNNAAPENPVILEVVGEIGAGQLFTEKVGNYQAVRIMTGAQVPSDCNAVVMLEHVKDMSTEMKTITIDRTIPIGDRVFHKGQEIREGAILVKRGEMITPGIIGLLATFGYGEIEVIKKPKIGILATGNELLDVHDPLSPGKIRNSNAYMLFSQVIGAGGEAIYLGKLEDNIEQSIQAIKNVLPELDALITTGGVSVGDFDYLPEIYKQLGATVLFNKINMRPGSVTTVAKLGSKMLFGLSGNPSASFIGFELFVRPTIRRFLGNSNLHLLSCKGILMDDELRSTDFTQLIRAKYFLRDTNLFVTSNGLNMSSSISSIAGAEALMILDPEKRTYRKGDEVQILLLSENKGQQESVFSQIKL, translated from the coding sequence ATGTTACAGGAAAGAACTGCAATACCAATTTATGAAGCTATTACAAAGGTGTTGGACACTTATGTTCAATTACCTTCTGAAAAAATAACATTACAACAATCGACAGGTCGTTCTTTAGCTTTTGATTTAATTGCCAATCAAGACGTACCGGCATTTAATCGATCTTTATACGACGGATATGCAATAAAAGCCGAAAATACGAACAACGCAGCTCCGGAAAATCCTGTCATTTTGGAAGTTGTAGGTGAAATTGGGGCAGGCCAATTGTTTACCGAAAAAGTCGGAAATTATCAAGCCGTTAGAATTATGACAGGCGCTCAGGTTCCAAGTGATTGTAACGCTGTTGTTATGCTTGAGCATGTAAAAGACATGTCTACAGAAATGAAAACAATCACGATAGACCGTACAATTCCGATTGGTGATCGAGTATTTCATAAAGGACAAGAAATACGAGAAGGTGCAATTTTAGTTAAAAGAGGCGAAATGATAACACCTGGGATTATTGGACTTCTTGCAACGTTTGGCTACGGTGAAATCGAAGTGATAAAAAAGCCGAAAATTGGTATTCTCGCCACGGGGAACGAGCTATTGGATGTACATGACCCTCTCTCGCCAGGAAAGATAAGAAATAGTAATGCTTATATGCTATTTTCCCAAGTGATTGGAGCAGGAGGAGAAGCAATATATTTAGGAAAGCTCGAGGATAATATCGAGCAAAGCATTCAAGCGATTAAAAATGTTTTGCCTGAATTAGATGCGCTAATTACAACCGGAGGGGTGTCGGTAGGTGATTTTGATTATTTACCCGAAATTTATAAACAATTAGGGGCAACGGTATTATTTAATAAAATAAACATGCGACCAGGTAGTGTTACAACAGTTGCAAAATTAGGAAGTAAAATGCTATTTGGATTATCGGGAAATCCTTCGGCAAGCTTTATAGGCTTTGAACTTTTTGTTCGACCAACGATACGGCGCTTCTTAGGAAATTCAAATCTACATTTACTTTCATGTAAAGGAATTTTGATGGATGATGAATTAAGGTCCACCGATTTTACACAGCTTATTAGAGCGAAATATTTTTTGAGGGATACAAATTTATTTGTCACATCCAATGGGCTAAATATGTCCAGCTCCATTTCATCAATTGCAGGAGCCGAAGCACTAATGATACTAGACCCAGAAAAACGCACATATAGAAAAGGCGACGAAGTTCAAATTCTACTATTATCTGAAAATAAGGGACAACAGGAATCTGTGTTCAGTCAAATAAAACTTTAG
- a CDS encoding molybdenum cofactor cytidylyltransferase gives MVKVGSIILAAGLSRRMRKPKLLLDFHGKPVISYPVRLATKHRLYPIILVVGQYIHQMKERLSSYENITYLYNPQCEQGMSTSLKLGFQSIEGDVDGVLIFLGDQPCVANEVIESLVMEFKENREAGIKVVRPRYAGKEGHPILVHKDLFHEFQLIEGDEGGKSILKKYKDVIQYIDFSIDYWGRDIDTEEDYQNLLHQRKRHKL, from the coding sequence ATGGTTAAAGTAGGAAGCATTATTTTAGCAGCAGGTCTGTCAAGAAGAATGAGGAAACCGAAATTGTTATTAGACTTTCATGGAAAACCAGTTATTTCATACCCCGTGCGATTGGCTACTAAACATCGTTTATATCCAATTATTCTAGTTGTTGGTCAATATATCCATCAAATGAAAGAGCGACTATCATCCTATGAAAACATCACTTATCTTTATAATCCGCAATGTGAACAAGGGATGTCGACATCCTTAAAACTAGGGTTTCAGTCGATTGAAGGAGATGTGGATGGAGTTTTAATTTTCTTAGGTGATCAGCCATGTGTAGCAAATGAAGTGATCGAATCGTTAGTAATGGAGTTTAAAGAAAATAGAGAAGCTGGAATCAAAGTTGTTCGACCTAGATATGCTGGAAAGGAAGGCCATCCTATCTTAGTTCATAAAGACTTATTTCATGAATTCCAATTGATTGAAGGGGATGAAGGTGGAAAGAGTATTTTAAAAAAATATAAGGATGTCATTCAATATATTGATTTTTCAATAGATTATTGGGGGCGTGATATTGATACAGAGGAGGATTATCAAAATCTATTACATCAAAGGAAGAGACATAAATTATGA
- a CDS encoding aspartokinase, with amino-acid sequence MIVCKFGGTSVANAEQIRKVANIVKSNPERRIVAVSAPGKRFSDDIKVTDLLIDLANAALKNGDVEGKLQKVVNRYKEITNDLELDQTICDIIAQDLQERVNFNKANVDLFVDNLKASGEDNNAKLIAAYFNSIGLKAKYVSPKEGLVVNDFPERTFALPEAYENLSKLRDCEEIVVFPGFFGYTKDGTLRTFDRGGSDITGSILAAAVKAVLYENFTDVDCVFSANPKVVNDPVGIKEITYREMRELSYSGFSVFHDEALMPVYKLGIPVTIKNTNNPQAPGTKILPTRTLNSRPVTGISADSGFSTLYVSKYLMNREIGFGRKLLQIIEEEHISYEHTPSGLDDISVIIRSHQLTPEAEERIINRIKEELQADDVYFRHGFSMIVIVGEGMRNNTGLAARAASAISSTGANIEMINQGPSEVSLVFGVLSDKENQILRALYEEFFSPISVY; translated from the coding sequence ATGATAGTATGTAAATTTGGTGGTACTTCCGTTGCGAATGCTGAACAAATAAGAAAAGTCGCAAACATTGTGAAATCTAATCCTGAAAGACGAATAGTCGCAGTGTCTGCACCAGGCAAACGTTTCAGTGATGATATTAAAGTAACGGATCTTTTAATAGATCTAGCTAACGCTGCATTAAAAAACGGCGATGTTGAAGGGAAGCTTCAAAAAGTTGTTAATCGATATAAAGAAATTACAAATGACCTAGAATTAGATCAAACAATTTGCGATATCATTGCACAAGATTTGCAAGAACGTGTAAATTTCAATAAAGCAAATGTTGATTTATTTGTTGATAATTTAAAAGCTAGTGGTGAAGATAACAATGCCAAATTAATTGCTGCTTACTTTAACTCAATTGGCTTAAAAGCGAAATATGTAAGTCCTAAAGAAGGCTTAGTAGTCAATGATTTTCCAGAAAGAACATTCGCTTTACCAGAAGCATATGAAAATTTAAGCAAGCTAAGAGATTGTGAAGAAATTGTTGTATTCCCTGGCTTCTTTGGTTATACAAAGGACGGAACTCTTCGCACTTTTGATCGTGGAGGATCAGATATTACTGGTTCTATTTTAGCTGCAGCAGTGAAAGCTGTACTTTATGAAAACTTTACAGATGTAGATTGTGTATTTAGCGCAAATCCAAAAGTTGTGAACGATCCTGTAGGTATTAAAGAAATAACTTATCGAGAAATGCGTGAACTATCCTATTCTGGATTCTCCGTTTTCCATGATGAAGCATTAATGCCTGTATATAAATTAGGGATTCCAGTAACGATAAAAAATACAAATAATCCTCAAGCACCAGGTACGAAAATTTTACCAACTAGAACTTTAAATAGCCGACCAGTAACTGGTATCTCAGCTGATAGTGGTTTTTCAACTTTGTATGTTTCAAAATACTTAATGAATCGAGAAATTGGTTTCGGACGTAAACTTCTACAAATTATTGAAGAAGAACATATTTCTTACGAGCATACGCCGTCAGGATTAGATGATATTTCTGTAATTATACGTTCTCATCAATTAACACCAGAAGCAGAAGAACGTATTATAAATAGAATTAAAGAAGAACTACAAGCGGATGATGTTTATTTCCGTCATGGTTTTTCAATGATTGTTATTGTTGGTGAAGGTATGAGAAATAATACAGGCTTAGCTGCAAGAGCTGCATCAGCAATCTCAAGTACAGGTGCCAACATAGAAATGATCAATCAAGGTCCTTCTGAAGTAAGTTTAGTATTTGGGGTCCTTTCAGATAAAGAAAACCAAATATTACGTGCTTTATATGAAGAATTTTTTTCTCCCATATCAGTTTACTAA
- a CDS encoding UPF0403 protein, producing MNAYDEYMKGIVRPMRQELVEAGFTELTTADEVNEFMATTKGVALVVINSVCGCAAGLARPAVREAIKEVKPDHLVTVFAGQDREATEAMRGFFEEIPPSSPSIAILRDGQLEYFIPRDQIEGYPVEQITDHLAGVLKQACGQ from the coding sequence ATGAACGCTTACGATGAGTACATGAAAGGCATTGTCCGCCCAATGCGACAGGAGTTAGTAGAGGCTGGTTTTACTGAGTTGACAACTGCTGATGAAGTAAATGAATTTATGGCGACTACAAAAGGCGTTGCATTAGTAGTAATTAACTCTGTATGCGGCTGTGCAGCGGGGCTTGCTAGACCTGCAGTTCGTGAAGCGATTAAAGAAGTAAAACCTGACCATTTAGTAACAGTATTTGCTGGGCAAGATCGTGAAGCAACTGAAGCAATGCGCGGCTTTTTTGAAGAAATCCCACCAAGCTCTCCTTCTATTGCAATTTTAAGAGATGGTCAATTAGAATATTTTATCCCACGTGATCAAATAGAAGGTTACCCTGTAGAACAAATTACAGATCATTTAGCTGGTGTTTTAAAACAAGCATGCGGGCAATAA
- the yvgM gene encoding putative molybdenum transport system permease protein YvgM, protein MLEIFFEPIKLSMTITSVAGCIVIIAGTLLGYLFAKKNFRGKILFETIFMLPLVLPPSVIGFLLIVIFGNQSVIGLFFKNLFGQSIIFTWYAAVIAAIIVAFPLMFQTAKAGFKGVSTKFEEAAKDLGASKYQVFMRVCIPLARRSLIAGGILSSARALGEFGATLMFAGNIPGVTQTVPTAIYMAIDSGNMILAWAWVISIMLLSFFLLLFVRSKEN, encoded by the coding sequence ATGCTAGAGATCTTTTTTGAACCGATTAAACTTTCAATGACCATTACGTCAGTAGCTGGATGCATCGTCATTATAGCAGGAACTCTACTAGGCTATCTATTTGCGAAAAAAAACTTTCGAGGGAAAATTCTATTCGAAACCATCTTCATGCTTCCGCTTGTTTTACCTCCTTCTGTAATAGGCTTTTTATTAATCGTAATTTTTGGAAACCAAAGCGTTATCGGTTTGTTTTTTAAGAATTTATTTGGTCAATCGATTATTTTCACCTGGTATGCTGCTGTAATTGCAGCAATTATCGTTGCTTTCCCGTTAATGTTTCAAACTGCAAAAGCTGGTTTTAAAGGAGTGAGTACAAAATTTGAAGAGGCTGCAAAGGATTTAGGAGCTTCTAAATATCAGGTGTTTATGCGTGTTTGCATACCATTAGCAAGGCGTTCATTAATTGCGGGGGGTATTTTAAGTAGTGCAAGAGCTTTAGGAGAATTTGGCGCAACCTTGATGTTTGCTGGAAATATCCCTGGAGTAACTCAAACGGTACCGACGGCAATATATATGGCGATTGATAGTGGGAATATGATTTTAGCTTGGGCATGGGTCATTTCCATTATGCTTTTATCCTTTTTCTTACTTTTATTTGTTCGATCTAAAGAAAATTAG
- the pucA gene encoding putative xanthine dehydrogenase subunit A, whose protein sequence is MSRLLEFKELFHQIKLAWMRNEETVLVILADVKGSAYRLPGTKMIMTSAGNMYGTISGGCLEADLYEWAKVVFDTKTPFTHRYDLSENEIWSLGIGCKGDLEFIFLPINPQNTTWLEIGQLLQKEQPFTLIVDMNNGKIAPFNHKGNNLSNQIDFPIEIIEKALQEFSIQTRAQIFLTNQSRYFVDVVKESEKLIVVGAGKDAIPVANLAYKSGFAVTILDSRNQFNNKQNFPNATHITEEIENVDSSRLIDSWWLIMNHHQDKDEKSLQLAIESRPRYIGVLGPTYRTNEMLKNIGYQLESGPIFSPVGLDLGAETIDEVAISIVSELLSIRSGKTAKSLHGKAKIHG, encoded by the coding sequence TTGTCGAGATTATTGGAATTTAAAGAGCTTTTCCACCAAATCAAATTAGCATGGATGAGAAATGAAGAAACCGTTCTTGTTATTCTTGCTGATGTGAAAGGAAGTGCCTATCGATTACCTGGAACAAAAATGATTATGACTTCTGCTGGTAATATGTACGGAACGATTAGTGGAGGTTGTTTAGAAGCAGACTTATACGAATGGGCAAAAGTTGTTTTTGATACGAAAACACCATTTACTCATCGTTATGACTTAAGTGAAAATGAAATTTGGAGCTTAGGCATTGGATGTAAAGGTGATTTAGAATTTATTTTCCTCCCAATCAATCCTCAAAATACTACATGGTTAGAAATTGGCCAGTTATTACAAAAAGAACAGCCTTTTACACTCATAGTTGATATGAATAATGGAAAAATTGCTCCGTTCAATCATAAAGGAAATAATTTATCGAATCAAATTGATTTTCCAATTGAAATAATTGAAAAAGCACTACAAGAGTTTTCAATCCAAACAAGGGCTCAAATATTTTTAACAAATCAATCTCGTTATTTCGTTGATGTTGTAAAAGAAAGTGAGAAGTTAATTGTCGTTGGTGCTGGGAAGGATGCAATCCCAGTTGCCAATTTAGCTTATAAATCTGGATTTGCTGTGACAATCCTTGATAGTCGTAACCAGTTTAATAATAAACAAAATTTCCCGAATGCTACCCATATTACAGAGGAAATTGAGAATGTTGATTCAAGCCGTTTAATTGATTCATGGTGGCTGATTATGAATCATCATCAAGATAAGGATGAAAAGAGCTTACAATTAGCGATTGAAAGTAGGCCTCGCTATATTGGTGTGCTAGGTCCAACCTATCGGACAAATGAAATGTTGAAAAATATTGGGTATCAATTAGAAAGTGGGCCTATTTTTTCACCGGTCGGATTAGATCTTGGTGCAGAGACAATTGATGAGGTAGCAATTAGTATTGTTTCTGAACTTCTGAGCATACGGTCAGGTAAAACTGCCAAGTCATTGCATGGGAAGGCAAAAATTCATGGTTAA
- the moaA gene encoding cyclic pyranopterin monophosphate synthase — translation MKIVDKLNRSLRDLRISVMDRCNLRCTYCMPKEIFGTDYAFLPTDKLLTFEEIERIVSIFTSLGVEKIRLTGGEPLLRKEIPSLIQRILNISGVKDLSLTTNGIHLGMLAKELKESGLKRINISLDSLNPIIYGKMNGKNFPVSRVLHSIEEAASVGLKIKINMVIQNGINDLEIIPMAKYCFEKGYTLRFIEFMDVGNTNGWKFDQVYPNKKILETLNQMMPLEPIEPDYRGEVAERYRYKGTNQEVGFISSVTHAFCSDCNRARISADGKLFTCLFASNGFDIQSLLRNENLEDEDIKSELYNIWNNRTDRYSEIRNEVSKLSNKKKIEMSYIGG, via the coding sequence ATGAAAATAGTCGATAAGTTGAATCGTTCGCTTCGGGATTTAAGAATATCTGTCATGGATCGTTGTAATCTTCGCTGCACTTATTGTATGCCAAAGGAGATATTTGGGACAGATTATGCATTCCTTCCAACTGACAAACTATTAACTTTCGAAGAGATTGAACGAATAGTTTCTATTTTTACAAGTTTAGGTGTTGAAAAGATTCGCTTAACTGGTGGCGAGCCATTACTACGAAAGGAGATACCTTCATTAATTCAAAGGATTCTAAATATCTCAGGTGTTAAGGACTTATCCTTAACCACAAACGGGATTCATTTAGGGATGCTGGCAAAAGAGCTAAAGGAATCGGGTTTAAAAAGAATCAATATAAGCCTAGATAGCTTAAATCCAATTATATATGGAAAAATGAATGGAAAAAACTTTCCCGTATCACGTGTTTTACATTCGATTGAAGAAGCCGCTTCGGTTGGTTTAAAAATAAAGATTAATATGGTCATTCAAAATGGTATCAATGATCTGGAAATAATACCGATGGCAAAATATTGTTTTGAAAAAGGATATACATTGCGTTTTATTGAATTTATGGACGTTGGAAATACGAACGGATGGAAATTCGATCAAGTGTATCCGAATAAAAAAATATTAGAGACATTAAATCAAATGATGCCTCTTGAACCGATAGAACCGGATTACCGAGGTGAGGTAGCAGAACGTTACCGTTATAAAGGAACAAATCAAGAGGTTGGGTTTATTTCATCTGTTACTCATGCATTTTGTTCGGATTGTAACCGTGCAAGAATATCGGCTGATGGAAAATTGTTTACATGTTTATTTGCCTCAAATGGCTTTGACATTCAGTCTCTTTTAAGAAACGAAAATTTAGAAGATGAGGATATTAAAAGTGAATTGTACAACATTTGGAACAATCGAACTGATCGCTATTCAGAAATTCGAAATGAAGTTAGTAAACTCTCAAATAAGAAAAAAATCGAAATGTCATATATTGGGGGATAA
- the yqjZ gene encoding hypothetical protein, protein MLFLNTPNPPYYAVIFTSQRTEKDSKSYNLTANRMIELASKQNGFLGVESVREQNGLGITVSYWDSLESIKQWKAHMSHQNAQEKGKKDWYSAYSTRICKVEREYSFIE, encoded by the coding sequence ATGTTATTTTTAAATACCCCTAACCCACCTTATTATGCAGTTATTTTTACTTCTCAAAGAACTGAAAAAGACTCTAAAAGTTACAACCTTACAGCTAATCGAATGATTGAGCTCGCTTCCAAACAAAATGGATTTTTGGGTGTTGAAAGTGTAAGAGAACAAAATGGATTGGGAATAACAGTATCATATTGGGATTCACTAGAATCAATTAAACAATGGAAAGCACATATGTCACATCAAAATGCACAAGAAAAAGGTAAAAAAGATTGGTACTCTGCATATAGTACTCGAATTTGTAAAGTAGAGCGTGAGTACTCGTTCATTGAATAG
- the moaE gene encoding molybdopterin converting factor, subunit 2, giving the protein MPNQLYQVIEKPIQTDEVIRKVESRNAGAITVFIGTVREMTNGKKTLYLEYQAYKTMAEKKLNEIGNEIEYKWPNTKVAITHRIGRLEISDIAVVIAISSPHRNVAYEANRYAIERLKEMVPIWKKEVWEDGEMWMGDQLGKTRLNKG; this is encoded by the coding sequence ATGCCAAATCAATTATATCAGGTTATAGAAAAACCGATTCAAACAGATGAGGTTATACGGAAAGTAGAATCTCGAAATGCTGGCGCCATAACAGTTTTTATCGGCACCGTTCGAGAAATGACCAATGGAAAAAAAACATTATATTTAGAATATCAAGCCTATAAAACGATGGCTGAAAAAAAATTAAACGAAATTGGAAATGAAATAGAATACAAGTGGCCGAATACAAAGGTCGCTATCACCCATCGAATTGGACGATTAGAAATATCGGACATTGCAGTAGTAATCGCCATTTCATCACCACATCGTAATGTTGCTTATGAGGCAAATCGATATGCAATTGAAAGGCTTAAAGAAATGGTTCCTATATGGAAAAAAGAAGTTTGGGAGGATGGGGAGATGTGGATGGGTGACCAACTGGGGAAAACACGTTTAAATAAAGGTTAA
- a CDS encoding molybdate ABC transporter substrate-binding protein: MKMLKILLFMLIVSFVQSGCSASTTDADSDKKVILVSAASSLKEVLEEMVVEFQTQHKGIEVKFNFAASGTLKQQIEQGAPVDIFISASVDKFEELKDQSYIEDEIQLVSNELVLITSTNNQNLNQLLDIRKMKGNEFEKISIGTPSIVPAGDYAKQALMNLGIFDDIQDKIVYAKDVRQVLTYVETENVQAGFVYKTDAITSNKVKVIGNVGPEYHDPINYPAGILRNSKYPEESKLFLEYLNSEAVNSIWMKNGFSKN; this comes from the coding sequence ATGAAGATGTTAAAAATCTTACTCTTTATGTTGATAGTATCTTTTGTTCAAAGCGGATGTTCAGCTTCGACTACTGATGCCGATTCAGATAAAAAAGTAATACTTGTTTCAGCTGCATCAAGCTTGAAGGAAGTATTAGAAGAAATGGTAGTGGAATTTCAAACGCAGCATAAAGGAATTGAAGTAAAATTTAATTTTGCTGCTTCTGGCACTTTAAAACAACAAATAGAACAAGGTGCACCAGTAGATATATTTATTTCAGCTTCCGTTGATAAATTTGAGGAATTAAAGGATCAATCATATATTGAAGACGAAATACAGTTAGTTTCAAATGAATTAGTATTAATCACTTCTACAAATAATCAAAATTTAAATCAATTACTAGACATACGAAAAATGAAGGGTAATGAATTTGAGAAGATTTCTATTGGGACACCATCTATTGTTCCGGCTGGTGACTATGCAAAGCAGGCTTTAATGAATTTAGGGATATTTGATGATATTCAAGATAAAATCGTTTATGCAAAAGATGTAAGACAGGTTCTTACTTATGTGGAGACGGAAAATGTTCAAGCGGGTTTTGTTTATAAAACAGATGCTATAACATCCAATAAAGTGAAAGTAATTGGGAATGTTGGACCTGAATATCATGATCCTATTAACTATCCAGCGGGAATTCTAAGAAATTCAAAATATCCAGAGGAATCAAAACTTTTTTTAGAATATTTAAATAGCGAAGCTGTAAATTCGATTTGGATGAAGAACGGTTTTTCTAAGAATTGA
- the ypjP gene encoding hypothetical protein codes for MKKWMQKLIVITVALVTFGIISPNHEIWELLEHDHSSSSNNNGDYQSSANSVTYEDSISDEVTEHSTYLEEQSINSILLTAKEQSYMKFGSKISPVIGKEFDARILPKIEEVIQVTLARHDEEKIPYIKISDQPSGNYSEKIFHISNGYTGQDLLRFHVRTERRPVEGYYYNFHYHTVEDQYVKHHNIGDIYYSKNTPPKWLS; via the coding sequence ATGAAAAAATGGATGCAAAAGTTAATCGTAATCACTGTAGCACTTGTTACATTTGGTATTATTTCTCCTAATCATGAAATATGGGAATTACTAGAACATGACCATTCATCAAGTTCTAATAATAATGGCGATTATCAATCCTCAGCAAATAGTGTAACTTATGAGGATAGTATTTCCGATGAGGTTACAGAGCATTCAACATATTTAGAAGAACAAAGTATTAACTCAATTCTATTAACTGCAAAAGAACAATCGTATATGAAATTTGGGTCAAAAATTTCTCCAGTAATTGGGAAAGAGTTTGACGCTAGAATATTACCTAAAATCGAAGAAGTAATACAAGTGACATTAGCACGTCATGATGAAGAAAAGATTCCATACATAAAAATTTCAGATCAACCAAGTGGGAATTATAGTGAAAAGATCTTTCATATCTCAAATGGCTACACGGGACAGGATCTTTTAAGATTCCATGTTCGTACAGAAAGAAGACCGGTGGAAGGATATTATTATAATTTCCATTATCATACAGTAGAAGACCAATATGTAAAACATCATAATATTGGTGACATTTATTATTCGAAAAACACTCCTCCAAAATGGTTATCTTAA